A genomic window from Longimicrobiaceae bacterium includes:
- a CDS encoding ATP-binding protein, whose translation MRGLSLRTKIFILFAGAALVIVVPTLLLIANAVEHGVYQRATDDLNRAATGLATNWSLREDALLKDANLRALRPGLSAAWLRGDERRVRAILTDRRDRDKRIGVLALDSAGRSLVGPRLDSAAVAQARGYGTVVTAPEAGGPLRMALAPVLTDSSRRLGEVGVAVRLDSAAVGDLKKDLAGGTDLALVVGDSLIATTVRDTLAVALRGADLPSLLRTSHITPRKLAGRSYLTLATSLPTRGMPVGVVLFRQTTDELNVVAAIRGSLVGIGVVALVFALVLAVFIARIVSRPAAALAEASGRLAKGDYDAPLPPASGDEIGQLARAFGEMRLAIAERESRLRSAQAEMIHREKLAAMGRLVAQLSHEINNPIYNIQNCLEALERRGDPGDPNREFLTLAQEELSRMAGLTRQLLDQSRPLSDAATALDLNEIVNRVLTLASPELRARGIRLETHLARGLPAVVVHPEAIHQVLANLVANAGDAMAEGDVLRMVTRADDDAVEVVVEDTGAGISEEHLPHIFEAFYTTKPGVQGIGLGLFVSDGIIRGHRGRLSVESRAGEGSRFTIRLPRETLDEALGTADEPEAEPAAVA comes from the coding sequence ATGCGAGGACTGTCCCTCCGCACCAAGATCTTCATCCTGTTCGCGGGCGCCGCGCTGGTGATCGTGGTGCCCACGCTGCTGCTCATCGCCAACGCGGTGGAGCACGGCGTCTACCAGCGCGCCACCGACGACCTGAACCGCGCCGCCACCGGCCTGGCGACCAACTGGTCGCTGCGCGAGGACGCGCTGCTCAAGGACGCCAACCTGCGCGCCCTGCGGCCCGGCCTGTCCGCCGCGTGGCTGCGCGGCGACGAGCGGCGGGTGCGCGCCATCCTGACCGACCGGCGCGACCGCGACAAGCGCATCGGGGTGCTGGCGCTGGACAGCGCGGGGCGCTCACTGGTGGGCCCGCGGCTGGACAGCGCCGCCGTGGCACAGGCGCGCGGCTACGGCACCGTCGTCACGGCGCCGGAGGCCGGCGGGCCGCTGCGGATGGCGCTGGCGCCCGTGCTCACCGACAGCAGCCGGCGGCTGGGCGAGGTGGGCGTGGCAGTGCGGCTGGACTCGGCCGCGGTGGGCGACCTGAAGAAGGACCTGGCGGGCGGCACCGACCTGGCGCTGGTGGTGGGCGACTCGCTGATCGCCACCACCGTGCGCGACACGCTGGCCGTGGCGCTGCGCGGGGCGGACCTGCCGTCGCTGCTGCGCACGAGCCACATCACGCCGCGGAAGCTGGCGGGCCGGTCGTACCTCACCCTCGCCACGTCGCTGCCCACGCGGGGGATGCCGGTGGGCGTCGTCCTCTTCCGGCAGACGACCGACGAGCTGAACGTGGTGGCGGCGATCCGCGGATCGCTGGTGGGCATCGGGGTGGTGGCGCTGGTCTTCGCGCTGGTGCTGGCGGTGTTCATCGCCCGGATCGTCTCGCGGCCGGCGGCGGCGCTGGCCGAGGCGTCGGGGCGCCTGGCGAAGGGCGACTACGACGCGCCGCTGCCGCCCGCCTCGGGCGACGAGATCGGGCAGCTGGCGCGGGCCTTCGGCGAGATGCGGCTGGCCATCGCCGAGCGCGAGTCGCGGCTGCGGTCCGCGCAGGCGGAGATGATCCACCGCGAGAAGCTGGCGGCCATGGGCCGGCTGGTCGCGCAGCTCTCGCACGAGATCAACAACCCCATCTACAACATCCAGAACTGCCTGGAGGCGCTGGAGCGGCGCGGCGACCCGGGCGACCCGAACCGCGAGTTCCTCACGCTCGCGCAGGAGGAGCTGTCGCGCATGGCGGGGCTCACGCGCCAGCTGCTGGACCAGAGCCGTCCGCTCTCCGACGCGGCCACGGCGCTGGACCTGAACGAGATCGTGAACCGCGTGCTCACGCTGGCCTCGCCCGAGCTGCGCGCCCGCGGCATCCGCCTGGAGACGCACCTCGCGCGCGGGCTGCCGGCGGTGGTGGTGCACCCCGAGGCGATTCACCAGGTGCTCGCCAACCTGGTCGCCAACGCGGGCGACGCCATGGCCGAGGGCGACGTGCTGCGCATGGTCACCCGCGCCGACGACGACGCGGTGGAGGTGGTGGTGGAGGACACGGGCGCCGGCATCTCCGAGGAGCACCTGCCGCACATCTTCGAGGCGTTCTACACCACCAAGCCGGGGGTGCAGGGCATCGGCCTGGGCCTCTTCGTCTCCGACGGCATCATCCGCGGCCACCGCGGCCGGCTGTCGGTGGAGAGCCGCGCGGGCGAAGGAAGCCGCTTCACCATCCGCCTCCCGCGCGAGACGCTGGACGAAGCCCTCGGCACCGCCGACGAGCCGGAAGCCGAGCCCGCCGCGGTCGCCTGA